In Cydia amplana chromosome 5, ilCydAmpl1.1, whole genome shotgun sequence, the genomic window ATGCACAATCGGTGTTGCACGATCATACGATCCAGTGTGATCGGCCGCAAAATCGTCGGCGTGTGTTATTTTCCATGACGTTTCTTGGAATTGTTGAATATAAGTATACAATGCACAGCCTGGAGTCACCTTATTTCGTTAAGTGCGAACACGTGACTGAAATTAGTAGTTAATAGGGTTTGTGAAGTGAAAATCATCTTCTCAATAATATGTTAACTGACTTTAGAATCGGTATAAGAGACCTTGTATTTACTTACTAAAACATTCGCTCCAACGCCGCATATCTCATTTTCAGCTGTTTATTTTCTTCGAAATTCACTACATCCCCCCGATGCGTCACGTCacaaaaaaacacaattattagaATGTACTCTGCGTAGTTATCATCATAACAGTATTAACAGTCTCGCTAGGAGGCGGTAGCGGGCGCGGCAGTGGTGGTGCTATAAGTCGCTCTCGGTCCACTGCTagtcgccgcgccgcgcccgccgcgccgccgccgtgtCGCGCCGGTACAGCCACACCTGGAAGACAAAATACTATTTCGAATTATAATATCACTGATATATCTCTCACGTTTTAGCGTTTACGCCGGTGGTGAGGACGCATCCTCAGCAACTACTCCGGAATTCAGTGTTCTCTAATATTTATACTGCCAACCATTCCGTATTCGATTTTAATTACGTCATCTGCGAAAAAATCGCTCTAGTAATTCTCTCGACGCGAACAAAATGTCGAGCGAATTATTCATCAATCATCAGACCAAATTGATTGTTTCAGTTTAGGTATGTCTGATGAAAATCGTTCAAAGTTCGTCCCACTTGATCTTACATATTTGTAAACGCTGGGCGAATCTCCAACATAACACAATCATTGTTGCTGaggttatatacctacatacgaaAAAAAATCTGATTAATTTGACACAAAAGCTTAATAgctaaaataaaaagataactATATAATCTCAAATTATagcttaaataaaatagaataacaaCTAACACGTCACTAATGCGTTTGAAAATACTACTAATTAAAACCAAATGGTCTCAACGCATTAAAAGCTCAGATATAatactggatctatatctaTTTAAGTAAGGTTTAAAATAGCATAACATGCAAACGTTCATACAGTGACATCATTAAATTTGCATCGTACACACAACATGGTAAATTAATCTGTTATCGATGTACTTAATTAGGTATGTTATACGACTCTTGAACCCACAATGTTGCTGTTATAAATACGTAATACGCGGGACTAGTTATTAATAAAGACTGGTTATTAACTCACACAAAAGACGTTGCATTTCTGATTATAGTTATAGATGGCACATCTTAGCGAAGTCGTAGGTACTAAGACTATAAACCGTATAAACATACCGGGGAGGGCTGGGAGTTTTGGGTgtgggaatgatttcgtgtatttacttactactttgtttattgtaaaaaaagttaccaaactatgaattaaaaatagctAGTAAGCGTCTAATGTTATATAATTTCTGTTTTTACACTTTTTACCTATCTTTTGGCTAGTGCATAATATCACCGCACCTAAAATTCTGGGATATGATTATAAAATGGAATGGAACTATAGAAGGCTTGTCAGCCGCTACCACGGTATTAAATAAACTGCGCTTAAATTAGTAGTATAGTATTGTCATTTCCGAGCTTGTGTTTTTGAGCTAACAAGTAACTGCTATGGCGGTTGGCGTTCCGGCGAGAGGCTATCGAAATAAGATACCTAATATGTATTTCAAAGTGCCTCAGTGTCGGAAGTTTACAACAATTATCAAGAAAACTGCTTTGGTACTTATCAGATTTTACCATTTAATGGTGTTGTACCTAGGAAACTACAGGCGATGATCGCATACAACgtgaaaaatgtgtaatttCGTGGCCTCATACTTACTCACGTATTTCcgtaatatttttgcgctcaaCGGAGATgttatatctatctatatctATCCAGTGGTACTTACTTGGAAGAGTATGACGACGTCTAAGGCAACTTGCAGCGAGCCGCACACCCAGAACTGCGTGGGCGCCTCCCTCATTACAAAATAGGCAGTCTTGAATACGTCGCCGCAGGTCCACATTATCACCATGCTCAAGCTGAAACATAAACAAAAGGAGTTGAGAATATCAACACAACATATAGGTAACCTACAACGTATTGTAATATTTTGTGGCTAGGCTGTGACCAAGAAATCAACATACAGGCTGATTTTTCCTCACATAGCCATACTCTGCGAAGTGACTATGAAGATCTTTCTGAACTTTCACATGGAGACTATGTTGAAGTAGTATAGGGACGGACGCCCGATCCGTATAAATTTGAAAGTGATTTATGTCCGATTGATTTATGGTAGCTTTATTTACCTGCGACTTACGAGCATTCATTCCTATATTTTTAGCGCTGGATCTTGACATGGCTGGCTGGGAAGCTGGTTTATATTAAGGCTTTGTCAAATTCAGATGGCGCAGCGCGGTGTGAGCGAGGCATCACGCTCGCACGAGGCATCACGCTTGCACGAGGCATCACGCTTGCACGAGGCAGGCCAAGAGTACGCGAAACACCGCAGCGTTAAAGCCTTTACACCAAAGCTAATGACTCCtgttcattttttaaatttatgtatCAAACATACCTCATCCCCTCAGTGCTCTTGTTCTGATGGTTCTTGGCAATCTGCGGCGCCCCGAGCATGGCCTCCGTGAACACGGCCATGAACCCAATAAGCTCGACGAAGGGCCCGAACTCGATCAGCAGGTACGTGGCGGCGGCCCCGATCACGGAAAACACGAGCATGCAGTCCACGTAGCTTTGGAAATCTGTCCATGCCCAGAAATATTTCCTTTCCATATCTGCAATTAATGTTTTAGGAAATTAGCAGGAAAAgaaaaccctaaaaatgttagAATTGTGTGGTATAGTCGTGTAAAACTGACCAAGTCCGCACAGAAAGAGCGCATATACACGCGAGGATGTTGTCGTGCGAAGTACCTGGGTCTTTCTACCAAACCAAACGGACTGGGGTCTGTCTCTATCTCTCTCACCCTACCTTCGAATACGCGAGCGTGAATGAGAAGTTTTACGACCCCGGTCGTCCGCTTGGTTTGGGTCTACTATTAGGAATGCCTCACCGGAGCAAGGCTTTTGAGGACCTTGCGTGCATTAGCTTCGTGCGAGGCACGTCTGCATCTAGTACACAGACCGAGCTGCTTCAGGTGATATTTCCGGGAGGCAGCGGGTTATGTGTGGACAATTAATAATTGTGAAGCATTGCCGAAAAAAAGTAgcattcaaaaaaaaaaatgttttttccaaattgaaaataaattatattttaactgaTCCATGTCTTGAAATCAGGGACATACAATGGAAGTAtgttatgtttatggttttagtAATACCAACCGCCATTCGACAGTGATTACTGATTACTATTGTCCCCTTATCTTAACACCATTAGGCAGTAGCATGCCTATTAGtataaatgataatatatttgAATGATGGGataaaaataacacaaataagtaaaaataaaacattttcctGTAATGCACTTCACTCAAGCTATAATATATGTgacaatacatataaatacattgCTAAGttgtattttacaaaaaaataaaagcatttgTTGCAAAAGTGAACATGATGTATTACACATCGTAACATAAATGTCTATTGAACAAGGAAGTAACAATGTAAAGCTTAAACAACATTCTCATGCCAGAGGCAAATGACATCAATAGATAAGATAATAATGTGACATACAGATAGATTTGACCCATTGTTGCTCTGGTGGAGATTATACAAGTATAACTATCATGTATCCTATAGTTATTAGGTTGTAACCCTTGATAAAACAGTTCATTGAACTAGAAATGTACTTTACCAAAAATAATGGAATTGTTACTTCTCATATCTATGTGTTTATAAAGCTTTGAATGAAAAACCACCACATGCTAGGgtatattaaataaaagcttaacacattcagtggcagcgcgagctacgcgctacgagcgtagccaataacacgggaaaaaccgtatgtagcgaaaagcgcctacgaacagtgaactcgcctagcgagtcgctggcactgaatgtgttaatggttAAAATGTCATGGAAACAAACACAATCATTATGCCAAGTAACTTCTTCAAAATGCATGGAAAACCACACAACCGGGATGAATGCAAAGTAAATTTGTAAGCAGATTCTGAAACAAAAATGAAACTTATTGATAAGACAAAACACAGTGTTTTTGCATTCTATACCACGTAAAAACTGTAGCAGCACTCACCATAAAACCGATGAGGCTTTTCCCCACTGGGTGCCCCGCTGTGTTGCTCCAGCCAGCGTGCCGTTTCATCTGGCTGGTCTGAGCCGTTCACACAACACAATAGGATATATAACATGAATATTGCACCTAATGTCACCATCAATACACCAACCACCAAACAAAacataaatattgttaaaaataatataatatgctaaaaacaataaagaaaattaGTCAACCAATATATGATTATAAAGTGCAACTTAAAGTAAACTTAAAATATTTGCAACATACATAAATGAGAATAACAAGctggaaaaaaaacaataaaagaaaaaaaaaggcattatgtaggtacttaaaaaattatagtaagctaatcgaacgagcgagcgaagcgaagcgaagttcttacattcgactttgaacacacggctggctaggggcacgtcccggcatttcaatgtttttaagctgaactttcagaggatagtttgatactcaataacttaagtaaatttattctaatttaaatgaaattgggtgaacgtatagtcgagggcattatattttagtcattaaattttgagctggcttgaacaagaggttattgagctagaagagcttaaaatgctaaaaagtcatttgtgaggggtcttgctattctggtcatgttaattgcaagaaagtatggtcgagtttggtatcaaatgaaagtgctcggtttacacatttataatattgtttttttaaagatttttttttaaattatgacaattttggaatccaagatggcggccatgcactgtcattaaatcataatggatatcattttataggttttagggggcgcagatttcgaaaatgatgatcattttggattccaaaatggcggccatgcactccatgcagtatgtcataaaagtcgtcatggatatcgttttataggttttaggaggcgcagatttcgaaaatgatgaccattttggattccaagatggcggccatccagtatgtcataaaagtcgtcatggatgtcgttttataggtattagggggcgcagattccgaaaatgatgatcattttggattccaaaatggcgaccatgcagtatgtcattaaagtcgtcatggatgtcgttttataggttttgaggggcgcagatttcgaaaatgatgactattttggattccaaaatggcggccatgcactatgtcataaaagtcgtcatggatgtcgttttatatgttttagggggcacagatttcgaaaatgatgaccattttagattccaagatggcggccatgcactatgtcataaaagtcgtcatggatgtcgttttataggttttagggggcgcagatttcgaaaatgatgaccattttagattccaagatggcggccatgcagtatgtcataaaagtcgtcatggatgtcgttttataggttatagggggctcagatttcgaaaatgatgactattttggaatccaagatggtggccatgcactatgtcataaaagtcgtcatggatgtcgttttataggttttagggggcgcagatttcgaaaaagatgaccattttgaaatccaaaatggcggccatgcattatgtcataaaagtcgtcatggatgtcgttttataggttttagggggcgcaggtttcgaaaatgatgaccattttggaatccaaaatggcggccatgcagtatgccataaaagtcgtcatggatgtcgttttataggttttagggggccccgatttcgaaaatcatgaccattttggaatccaaaatgacggccatgcagtatgtcataaaagtcgtcatggatgtcgttttataggttttagggggcgcagatttcgaaaatgatgaccattttggattccaagatggcggccatgcagtatttcataaaagtcgtcatggatgtcgttttatagattatagggggcgcagatttcgaaaatgatgaccattttggattccaaaatggcggactttcactatgacataaaaggcgtcatggatgtcgttttataggttttagggggccccgatttcgaaaatgatgaccattttggaatccaaaatgacggccatgcagtacgtcataaaagtcgtcatggatgtcgttttataggttttagagggcgcagatttcgaaaatgatgaccattttggattccaagatggcggccatccagtattttataaaagtcgtcatggatgtcgttttatagattatagggggcgcagatttcgaaaatcatgactattttggaatccaagatggcggccatgcactatgtcataaaagtcatcatggatgtcgttttataggttttagggggcgcagatttcgaaaatcatgaccattttggattccaagatggcggccatgcagtatttcataaaagtcgtcatggatgtcgttttatagattatagggggcgcagatttcgaaaatgatgaccattttggattccaaaatggcggacttgcactatgaaataaaagtcgtcatggatgtcgttttataggttttagggggccccgatttcgaaaatgatgaccattttgcaatccaaaatgacggccatgcagtatgtcataaaagtcgtcatggatgtcgttttataggttttagggggcgcagatttcgaaaatgatgaccattttggattccaagatggcgaccatgcagtattttataaaagtcgtcatggatgtcgttttatagattatagggggcgcagatttcgaaaatgatgactattttggaatccaagatggcggccatgcactgcgtcataaaagtcgtcatggatgtcgttttatagattttggggggcgcagatttcgaaaattatgaccattttggattccaaaatatcggccatgcactatgtcataaaagtcgtcatggatgtcgttttataggttttagggggcgcagatttcgaaaatgatgaccattttggattccaagatggcggccaggcaatatttcataaatacgtcatggatgtcgttttatagattataggggcgcagatttcgaaaatgatgaccattttggattccaaaatggcggacttgcactatgacataaaagtcgtcatggatgtcgttttataggttttagggggccccgatttcgaaaatgatgaccattttgaattccaagatggctgccatgcagtatgtcataacagtcgtcatggatgtcgttttatatgttatagggggctcagatttcgaaaatgatgactattttggaatccaagatggcggccatgcactatgtcataaaagtcgtgatggatgtcgttttatagattatagggggcgcagttttcgaaaatgatgactattttggaatccaagatggcggccatgcactatgtcataaaagtcgtcatggatgtcgttttataggtttaggcccggcgcaaatttcgaaaatgatgactattttggaatccaagatggcggccatgcactatgtcataaaagtcgtcatggatgtcgttttataggtcatggtcatcatattcgaaatctgcgcacctgtttcaaataagatatagatgcatcctagtaagtcaacaacatctatatctactatcgaaatgtacttttgatagtagtagtacgaaatgtaatctgaaaggaaacaagtaatgcattcctgtaatgaggaatcgacattgattccaattactagtaattgtaatattcgagaaattgattcctgattcctcaaatggaattgtacttagtaattcggtattgttacatttCAAAGTatctaatctgggaatcggtaatcagattaaaaagtaatttcaagtaatcgtggaatcaggattcaattacgaaatgcccatcttggactaagtagcactgctttcaattgatctttttgacgaaccgcgagttctcagttcggggcgaactactagttatccAGTATCCATAATCTATATTTAGGTATCAGTAAGTAACTAAATAAGTATTTTCATACCAAATAAAGATTCACCTGTAAATATTCGCTCCCTTGCTCTTATGATTTGGTTCTTTTTGCGAACATTGACACAGAGGTGGATCATTACAAACATAGTAATGTTCATGACAATACTTTGGATCAGGAGCGGCAACTCATAACGTTTGccaaacctaaaataaaaaaaaggatgTTAATATTATACAGAAagtaaaatatagtaaattaaACTAATTTCTGTATTGCACTTACCAGAATAATATACGAAGTGTGTTAGCTATTAGAAGAGTTAAGCaaacataaagggaaaaccctTCAGCATCCTGTGTCCTTTTGATTTGACGATACTGTGGAATGTATGGTGCTACGCCACCGATAATCATGGCTCCAGCTGCTCCCCATCCTACTAGGTGCCCGACGGTCAACCCCAACTCATCAGAAATAATCCAATCCATCTTTAGTttctatatttataaattaattaacaaattgtGCACTTTTGCATTTTACTGAactagtatttaaaaaaatcatttctaTAATTCAAGGACACCATTGTTAAAAATCAGATGGATACATTTCCTTTTTATTGTAAACACTGCCTAGATTCGTATAAATA contains:
- the LOC134647901 gene encoding solute carrier family 66 member 2 isoform X3 produces the protein MDWIISDELGLTVGHLVGWGAAGAMIIGGVAPYIPQYRQIKRTQDAEGFSLYVCLTLLIANTLRILFWFGKRYELPLLIQSIVMNITMFVMIHLCVNVRKKNQIIRARERIFTDMERKYFWAWTDFQSYVDCMLVFSVIGAAATYLLIEFGPFVELIGFMAVFTEAMLGAPQIAKNHQNKSTEGMSLSMVIMWTCGDVFKTAYFVMREAPTQFWVCGSLQVALDVVILFQVWLYRRDTAAARRARRGD
- the LOC134647901 gene encoding solute carrier family 66 member 2 isoform X1; the protein is MDWIISDELGLTVGHLVGWGAAGAMIIGGVAPYIPQYRQIKRTQDAEGFSLYVCLTLLIANTLRILFWFGKRYELPLLIQSIVMNITMFVMIHLCVNVRKKNQIIRARERIFTGAIFMLYILLCCVNGSDQPDETARWLEQHSGAPSGEKPHRFYDMERKYFWAWTDFQSYVDCMLVFSVIGAAATYLLIEFGPFVELIGFMAVFTEAMLGAPQIAKNHQNKSTEGMSLSMVIMWTCGDVFKTAYFVMREAPTQFWVCGSLQVALDVVILFQVWLYRRDTAAARRARRGD
- the LOC134647901 gene encoding solute carrier family 66 member 2 isoform X2, with product MDWIISDELGLTVGHLVGWGAAGAMIIGGVAPYIPQYRQIKRTQDAEGFSLYVCLTLLIANTLRILFWFGKRYELPLLIQSIVMNITMFVMIHLCVNVRKKNQIIRARERIFTDQPDETARWLEQHSGAPSGEKPHRFYDMERKYFWAWTDFQSYVDCMLVFSVIGAAATYLLIEFGPFVELIGFMAVFTEAMLGAPQIAKNHQNKSTEGMSLSMVIMWTCGDVFKTAYFVMREAPTQFWVCGSLQVALDVVILFQVWLYRRDTAAARRARRGD
- the LOC134647901 gene encoding solute carrier family 66 member 2 isoform X7, translating into MDWIISDELGLTVGHLVGWGAAGAMIIGGVAPYIPQYRQIKRTQDAEGFSLYVCLTLLIANTLRILF
- the LOC134647901 gene encoding solute carrier family 66 member 2 isoform X5, with the protein product MDWIISDELGLTVGHLVGWGAAGAMIIGGVAPYIPQYRQIKRTQDAEGFSLYVCLTLLIANTLRILFWFGKRYELPLLIQSIVMNITMFVMIHLCVNVRKKNQIIRARERIFTDQPDETARWLEQHSGAPSGEKPHRFYESAYKFTLHSSRLCGFPCILKKLLGIMIVFVSMTF
- the LOC134647901 gene encoding solute carrier family 66 member 2 isoform X4, with product MDWIISDELGLTVGHLVGWGAAGAMIIGGVAPYIPQYRQIKRTQDAEGFSLYVCLTLLIANTLRILFWFGKRYELPLLIQSIVMNITMFVMIHLCVNVRKKNQIIRARERIFTGAIFMLYILLCCVNGSDQPDETARWLEQHSGAPSGEKPHRFYESAYKFTLHSSRLCGFPCILKKLLGIMIVFVSMTF
- the LOC134647901 gene encoding solute carrier family 66 member 2 isoform X6, encoding MDWIISDELGLTVGHLVGWGAAGAMIIGGVAPYIPQYRQIKRTQDAEGFSLYVCLTLLIANTLRILFWFGKRYELPLLIQSIVMNITMFVMIHLCVNVRKKNQIIRARERIFTGAIFMLYILLCCVNGSDQPDETARWLEQHSGAPSGEKPHRFYGECCYSFYVV